A window of the Cytophagaceae bacterium genome harbors these coding sequences:
- a CDS encoding ThuA domain-containing protein, translating to MKKLVVFFIFLSFLEVRAQVVKVLVLSSLNNSEIKLNLKKYAFENNVHLDFQEKITTENINEISAVLLLDFDENLLDIKQNNLLVNFLKNGGGLMACGFTVKEKYRWNWIGNALGFKKNVPNEIFSGEIITLKSVGGTDQLPIWTLDNSKMSGFKPAKNLNPVLMDFSGNNLAWTGQSENGGKIFYTVFTPDTINLQNQNFRKHFFGGLLSVFNSKNQLEKIESTLPLESQFKMDTLIKVPKEVHKILLLPDEKLLLIAKNDSVLVFDQKNSTIQNMGITPGIGEALGLSLDPEFLANQSLYAYFRDTSTTFLAKKLKLNSQLYWDDFQAASSLPVFNSFFARPDSSHAKNFFFPDYYFEKRIYLNSENGISVDTYIGNSDLVSTEPFVFNSLDGKISSFVVSPSGIMYFLVNEYIMEVEFNKEGRFMQAPMFDFVSISQKSGMSKVDLKVKNPDSGYKYFWEINGKKFEGENVNFLQKKKSKIVVMLSSISASGKKLTKTETLDIN from the coding sequence ATGAAGAAACTGGTGGTCTTCTTTATTTTTCTTTCTTTTCTTGAGGTGCGTGCTCAGGTAGTAAAGGTATTGGTTTTAAGTAGCCTAAATAATTCTGAAATAAAGTTAAATTTAAAAAAATATGCCTTTGAAAATAATGTCCACTTAGACTTTCAGGAAAAAATCACTACCGAAAATATCAATGAAATTTCGGCAGTTTTACTCTTAGATTTTGATGAAAATTTACTGGATATTAAGCAAAATAACCTTTTGGTGAACTTCCTGAAAAACGGTGGAGGATTGATGGCTTGCGGTTTTACGGTTAAAGAAAAATATCGCTGGAATTGGATTGGCAATGCATTGGGTTTCAAAAAAAATGTTCCAAATGAAATCTTTTCCGGAGAAATAATTACCCTGAAATCAGTAGGTGGAACTGACCAATTGCCCATTTGGACCTTGGATAATTCGAAAATGAGCGGTTTTAAACCTGCAAAAAATTTGAATCCGGTATTGATGGATTTTTCAGGGAACAATCTGGCCTGGACAGGACAATCAGAAAATGGTGGCAAAATATTTTATACGGTTTTTACTCCTGATACCATAAATCTGCAAAATCAGAATTTCAGAAAGCATTTTTTTGGTGGATTATTGAGTGTTTTTAATTCTAAAAATCAACTGGAAAAAATTGAATCAACGCTCCCTCTGGAAAGTCAATTTAAAATGGATACGCTGATAAAAGTCCCCAAAGAAGTGCATAAAATCCTGCTATTACCTGATGAAAAACTACTATTAATTGCAAAAAATGATAGTGTTTTAGTTTTCGATCAGAAAAACTCAACGATACAAAACATGGGAATTACTCCCGGAATCGGTGAAGCTTTAGGGCTCAGTTTAGATCCTGAATTTTTGGCAAATCAAAGCCTTTATGCATATTTTAGAGACACTTCCACTACTTTTTTAGCAAAAAAACTTAAGCTTAACAGTCAACTGTATTGGGATGATTTTCAGGCAGCGTCTTCTTTGCCGGTTTTTAATTCTTTTTTTGCCAGGCCAGATAGTTCACATGCTAAAAATTTCTTTTTTCCGGATTATTATTTTGAAAAGAGGATTTACCTGAATTCAGAAAATGGTATTTCAGTCGATACCTATATCGGAAATTCGGATTTGGTATCAACAGAGCCTTTTGTTTTTAATTCCCTCGACGGAAAAATTTCCTCTTTTGTGGTTTCACCTTCTGGTATTATGTATTTTCTTGTAAATGAGTATATTATGGAAGTCGAGTTCAATAAAGAAGGGAGATTTATGCAAGCACCCATGTTTGATTTCGTTTCTATTTCCCAAAAATCAGGAATGAGTAAAGTGGACTTAAAAGTCAAAAATCCGGATTCAGGCTATAAGTATTTTTGGGAAATAAATGGGAAAAAATTTGAAGGTGAAAATGTGAATTTCTTGCAAAAAAAGAAATCGAAAATTGTTGTGATGCTTAGTTCTATTTCCGCCTCCGGTAAAAAATTGACAAAGACCGAAACTCTGGACATAAACTAA
- the trxB gene encoding thioredoxin-disulfide reductase has product MTQENVEILILGSGPAGYTAAIYAGRAGLKPVMYQGMQPGGQLTITNDVENFPGYPDGIQGPQMMEDLQKQAERFGLDNRYGMATSVDFSTPLAHKVIIDEMHEITAKAVIIATGASAKWLGLESEQRLNGMGVSACAVCDGFFYRGKDVAIVGAGDTACEEAHYLSKLCKKVTMLVRRDEFRASTIMQERVKNTPNIEILFNTETEEIQGENGVTGVRVRNKVSGEIKEIPLDGFFVAIGHQPNTDIFKGYLDMDDAGYLIVEKGSSRTNIPGVFASGDAQDKIYRQAITAAGSGCMAALDAERYLGEFH; this is encoded by the coding sequence ATGACGCAAGAAAACGTAGAAATTTTAATATTGGGCTCAGGCCCTGCAGGTTACACAGCTGCTATTTATGCCGGAAGGGCTGGTTTAAAACCCGTAATGTACCAGGGAATGCAACCGGGCGGTCAGTTGACAATCACCAACGACGTCGAAAATTTTCCGGGCTACCCTGATGGAATCCAGGGGCCGCAAATGATGGAAGACCTACAAAAACAGGCTGAAAGATTTGGACTTGATAATCGCTATGGAATGGCCACTTCGGTTGATTTCTCTACACCACTGGCACATAAAGTTATCATAGACGAAATGCATGAAATCACGGCCAAAGCGGTGATTATTGCCACCGGGGCTTCTGCCAAATGGTTGGGGCTGGAGTCAGAACAAAGACTTAACGGCATGGGCGTTTCGGCCTGTGCAGTATGTGATGGTTTCTTCTATAGAGGCAAAGATGTGGCCATAGTAGGTGCAGGAGACACAGCTTGTGAGGAAGCACATTATTTATCGAAACTTTGTAAAAAAGTAACCATGTTGGTGCGTAGGGATGAATTCAGAGCCTCGACCATCATGCAGGAAAGAGTAAAAAACACTCCAAATATCGAGATATTATTTAATACCGAAACAGAAGAAATTCAGGGCGAAAACGGAGTAACAGGCGTAAGGGTAAGAAACAAAGTGAGCGGTGAAATCAAAGAAATTCCACTTGACGGTTTCTTTGTAGCCATAGGTCACCAACCTAATACCGATATTTTCAAAGGATATCTTGATATGGACGATGCCGGGTATCTGATTGTAGAAAAAGGAAGTTCAAGAACCAATATTCCGGGGGTATTTGCTAGTGGTGATGCTCAGGACAAAATCTACCGTCAGGCCATTACAGCTGCCGGTTCAGGATGTATGGCGGCACTTGATGCGGAAAGATATTTAGGGGAATTTCATTGA
- the miaA gene encoding tRNA (adenosine(37)-N6)-dimethylallyltransferase MiaA, protein MDSNHKTIPIILGPTASGKTRLAVALAAKIDGQVISVDSRQVYRGMDIGTGKDLKEYVFDGKNIPYHLIDILDAGEKYNLARFQEDYPIAIEKIFRENSRPVICGGTGLYLSSILSEKEYTRVPENIELRNRLGKMTIQQLRFMYLIYNLDLNIDQSTAKRLIRGIEIAEYISKNPDFEFKKNEAKYHFVVFGLNPPVSVRRDNISKRLKDRLENEGLIAEVENLLQNGISHETLQYYGLEYKYISYYLQNKLSFHEMLVKLETEIHRFAKRQMTYFRSMEKNGIHFNWLPAELSTGEMLQIILGKI, encoded by the coding sequence ATGGATTCTAACCATAAAACTATCCCCATTATACTTGGTCCTACTGCATCGGGTAAGACCCGACTGGCTGTGGCTCTGGCCGCAAAAATTGATGGCCAGGTGATAAGTGTTGACAGCAGGCAGGTTTATCGGGGAATGGATATCGGTACTGGTAAAGATCTGAAAGAATACGTTTTTGATGGTAAAAATATCCCTTATCATTTGATTGATATATTGGATGCCGGTGAAAAATACAATCTGGCGAGGTTTCAGGAGGATTACCCGATAGCTATCGAAAAGATTTTTAGAGAGAACAGCCGGCCGGTAATTTGTGGTGGTACCGGCTTGTATCTGAGCAGTATTTTATCGGAAAAAGAATATACCCGGGTGCCTGAAAACATAGAATTGAGAAATAGACTGGGAAAAATGACCATTCAACAGCTCAGATTTATGTATCTTATTTATAATCTGGATTTAAATATTGATCAATCTACCGCCAAAAGACTTATCAGAGGTATTGAAATTGCTGAATATATTTCTAAAAATCCTGATTTTGAATTTAAAAAAAATGAAGCAAAATACCATTTTGTAGTTTTTGGACTGAATCCACCAGTTTCAGTTCGCCGGGACAATATTTCTAAAAGACTGAAAGACAGGTTAGAAAATGAAGGTTTAATAGCTGAAGTTGAAAACTTGCTGCAAAACGGAATTTCTCATGAAACTTTGCAATATTATGGGCTGGAATACAAATACATATCTTATTATTTGCAAAATAAACTATCATTCCATGAAATGCTGGTCAAACTTGAAACCGAAATTCATCGTTTCGCAAAAAGACAAATGACATATTTCAGAAGCATGGAAAAAAACGGGATACATTTCAACTGGCTACCTGCAGAACTTTCAACAGGTGAAATGTTACAAATAATTCTTGGCAAAATATGA
- a CDS encoding histidinol-phosphate aminotransferase family protein → MEQKINRRNWLRKGLLTLGTVGAAPHLFEGAFANTPLALDKNNNIILGPDTKEFFTNNSGLPKGIFAKLNANENPYGPPMSAQNAIKEAVVGGNRYAWKEMADLIGKISKKEGVTPDHIMMGPGSSDLLEKVAIVLFMKGGNIVSADPTYMSLIKVAESVGAKWKAVPCKNDWSHDLKAMEAAIDSETKLVYICNPNNPTGALTDAQELEDFCSRVSEKVPIFIDEAYLELAGGKTKSMVSLLGKKKNVIIARTFSKVMGMAGIRVGYVAALPSFLEDINKITRGGMGISYTSILGATAAIDDKEFQDMSIKLNAEAKDYVYTELKKMGYSYIPSYTNFILFPINMDGKEMLKKMTEKGVGVRAFQIQGKNYCRVSIGTMDEMKLFVKSFGEIS, encoded by the coding sequence ATGGAACAAAAAATTAACAGAAGAAACTGGCTTAGAAAAGGATTGTTGACATTGGGTACTGTAGGAGCCGCTCCCCATTTATTTGAAGGGGCTTTTGCAAATACACCTTTGGCTCTTGATAAAAACAATAATATTATTCTGGGACCTGACACCAAAGAGTTTTTTACAAATAATTCAGGCCTTCCTAAAGGAATTTTTGCCAAACTTAATGCCAACGAAAACCCTTACGGCCCTCCGATGAGTGCTCAGAATGCCATAAAGGAAGCTGTGGTAGGAGGAAACAGATATGCCTGGAAAGAAATGGCTGATCTGATCGGCAAAATTTCTAAAAAAGAAGGGGTTACTCCAGACCATATTATGATGGGACCCGGCTCTTCAGATTTACTTGAAAAAGTGGCTATTGTGTTGTTTATGAAAGGCGGAAATATTGTTTCGGCTGATCCTACCTATATGTCGTTGATAAAAGTTGCCGAATCAGTTGGAGCAAAATGGAAGGCTGTGCCGTGTAAAAACGACTGGTCGCATGACCTGAAAGCCATGGAAGCTGCCATCGACTCAGAAACCAAACTGGTTTATATCTGTAACCCAAATAACCCAACAGGGGCACTTACCGACGCACAGGAATTGGAAGATTTCTGTTCGAGGGTTTCTGAAAAAGTGCCAATTTTTATTGATGAAGCCTATCTTGAGCTGGCAGGTGGAAAAACCAAATCTATGGTATCACTTCTTGGAAAAAAGAAAAATGTTATCATCGCCCGTACATTCTCCAAAGTAATGGGAATGGCAGGTATTAGAGTAGGTTATGTTGCAGCATTACCATCATTTTTGGAAGATATCAATAAAATCACCCGCGGTGGCATGGGGATTTCTTACACTTCGATCTTAGGTGCAACTGCTGCAATCGACGATAAAGAGTTTCAGGATATGAGTATCAAACTCAATGCCGAGGCCAAAGATTATGTGTACACTGAGCTCAAGAAAATGGGTTATTCGTACATTCCATCTTATACCAATTTCATTTTATTTCCGATAAATATGGATGGAAAAGAGATGCTCAAAAAAATGACGGAAAAAGGGGTAGGTGTAAGGGCATTTCAGATTCAAGGCAAAAACTATTGCCGTGTGAGCATCGGAACAATGGACGAGATGAAGCTTTTTGTTAAATCTTTCGGCGAGATTTCTTAA
- a CDS encoding SusD/RagB family nutrient-binding outer membrane lipoprotein, whose amino-acid sequence MKNKIQIFILTLVLGMTACTESFDELNTDPNNPTNISPQYLLPYAIEKTVDRYWGGNVRFERLNIDGMMLWMQYLSRNIYSSEGDNYGITPTFYNNTWKSFYTDGLVNFQRIITQSKADGNIPNTNYEGIAIVMRSWTFMLLTDLYGPIPYSNAIKGTAEEPVYTPDYDSMEAVYAGLLKDLKEANEKLKVNGPAVSGDILYSGDILKWKKFANSLRVRIANRQAGKKPAESKAILAEILGSPAQYPIFTSNDDNAVLKNTDSRPSNNEWNEVMIVGGRTDWNLSKTLVDKLSVLSDSRLSVFGTPVKGVFEGIPNGLPDAIATTYLSSAATLGTYFTKASAPSVLMTYSELMLDLAEATIDGDISGDATSYFKKGVEASFSQFGAPFSADYYSKVGDINKEKILEQKWIALFGQGVEAWTEYRRTGYPVLPAKDPRAVFENGGILPTRLPYPTTEYSLNKAKLDEGIKLIGTDNMQAKLWWTEK is encoded by the coding sequence ATGAAAAATAAAATACAAATATTCATCCTGACATTGGTTTTGGGCATGACTGCCTGCACCGAGAGTTTTGATGAACTAAATACTGACCCCAATAACCCCACCAATATATCTCCGCAGTATCTTTTGCCTTATGCAATCGAAAAAACTGTTGACAGATATTGGGGTGGAAATGTAAGATTTGAGCGTCTGAATATCGATGGTATGATGTTGTGGATGCAATATCTATCACGTAATATTTACTCCAGCGAAGGGGATAATTATGGTATTACACCTACCTTTTATAACAATACCTGGAAGTCGTTTTATACCGATGGCCTTGTAAATTTCCAAAGGATTATTACTCAATCCAAAGCTGATGGAAATATACCTAATACAAATTATGAAGGTATTGCCATTGTGATGCGGTCATGGACCTTTATGCTTCTTACTGATCTCTATGGTCCAATTCCTTATAGTAATGCAATTAAAGGAACCGCCGAGGAGCCAGTTTACACGCCGGATTATGATTCAATGGAGGCAGTTTATGCCGGATTATTGAAAGATCTGAAGGAAGCTAATGAAAAACTTAAAGTAAACGGACCAGCTGTATCCGGCGATATTTTATATTCAGGTGATATCCTGAAATGGAAAAAATTTGCCAATTCATTAAGAGTTAGAATTGCTAATCGTCAGGCTGGGAAAAAACCTGCCGAATCAAAAGCCATTTTAGCCGAAATATTAGGCTCTCCGGCTCAATATCCCATTTTTACTTCCAATGATGATAACGCAGTTTTAAAAAACACCGACTCCAGACCATCAAATAATGAATGGAATGAGGTAATGATAGTTGGCGGTCGTACCGATTGGAATCTTAGCAAAACTTTAGTTGATAAGCTTTCTGTCCTTTCAGATTCCAGACTTTCGGTATTTGGAACACCTGTTAAAGGTGTGTTTGAGGGCATTCCAAATGGCTTACCTGATGCCATAGCCACTACCTATTTAAGTTCTGCGGCAACACTTGGAACCTATTTCACTAAAGCATCAGCTCCCAGTGTGTTAATGACATATTCTGAATTGATGCTTGATTTGGCCGAAGCCACAATCGATGGTGACATCAGTGGAGACGCTACTTCTTACTTCAAAAAAGGCGTTGAAGCTTCTTTTTCCCAGTTTGGTGCTCCTTTTTCTGCCGATTATTATTCAAAAGTGGGTGACATAAACAAAGAGAAAATATTGGAGCAAAAATGGATAGCCTTGTTTGGTCAGGGTGTAGAAGCCTGGACCGAATATCGTCGTACCGGTTATCCTGTTTTACCTGCAAAAGATCCGAGAGCAGTTTTTGAAAACGGGGGAATATTACCAACTCGTCTTCCTTATCCTACTACAGAATATTCGCTAAATAAAGCCAAGCTTGACGAGGGTATAAAACTCATAGGGACTGACAATATGCAGGCCAAATTATGGTGGACAGAAAAATAG
- a CDS encoding PD40 domain-containing protein: protein MKFFNSFLFLIFFLSIQINAQDKKALQYFEKGKKDFMERNYESAINNFNKYFEKDSSLQEAHFRMGQIYESYKNQSKATFFYKNTIAKDSVKVNYVQAYTYLGSRALESHNFDDAKKYLTVSLQNTNKNSIIYQQLLKQLKSVEFGLEAIAHPLNIKPEPLESVINFKDKQYFPVLTADNQTIIFTARDEAADENIYLSIKNNDQWSRPKSIAQEINTPYNEGTCSISADGKIMVFTSCEGREGFGSCDLFITKREGDQWSTPKNLGENVNSKFWDSQPSLSSDGSKLFFSSERPFGQGKKDIWMSQLDENGQWMKAINLGPGINTNLDEVSPFIHANGFSLFYSSNGKPGLGKFDIYLTTIKNLKSMESVNLGYPINTPDDELSLFITADGQSAYYSVDKENTVKLYKFTIPVELSDKIDRTFYLKGYILDQKTQKPLYSSIELVNTITGQRISKFLSDPITGDYMVILPGDGEYVMYVETPNYFFKSVKFDFSRKTSSNQLDIYLQKIEKDAVEVLQNIFFDSGSSVLRKESDIELNKLKDILSKNLNLKVEISGHTDDIGNDAFNLELSKKRAHSVVDFLVNAGIGKDRINAKGFGETHPKAKNDSDENRQLNRRIELKFL from the coding sequence CATCAATAATTTCAATAAATATTTTGAGAAAGATTCCAGCCTTCAGGAGGCACATTTCAGAATGGGACAAATCTATGAGTCGTATAAAAATCAATCCAAAGCGACTTTTTTCTATAAAAACACTATAGCCAAAGACTCTGTAAAAGTAAACTATGTGCAAGCATACACCTATCTTGGATCGAGGGCATTGGAAAGTCATAATTTTGATGATGCAAAAAAATATCTCACTGTCTCACTTCAAAACACCAACAAGAATTCGATTATTTACCAGCAATTGCTAAAGCAACTCAAATCGGTAGAGTTTGGGCTGGAAGCCATAGCCCATCCGCTCAATATTAAGCCTGAGCCTCTGGAATCTGTTATTAATTTTAAGGATAAACAATATTTTCCGGTGCTAACCGCTGACAACCAAACGATTATATTCACGGCCAGAGATGAAGCTGCCGATGAAAACATTTACCTTTCTATAAAAAATAATGATCAGTGGTCAAGGCCAAAAAGTATAGCACAGGAAATAAATACACCTTATAATGAAGGTACCTGTAGCATTTCTGCCGATGGAAAAATCATGGTTTTTACTTCTTGTGAAGGCCGGGAAGGTTTTGGAAGCTGCGATTTATTTATCACCAAAAGAGAAGGAGATCAATGGTCCACACCCAAAAACCTGGGCGAAAATGTCAATTCAAAATTTTGGGATTCTCAGCCTAGCCTCTCCTCTGACGGCTCCAAACTGTTTTTTTCATCTGAAAGACCATTCGGACAAGGAAAAAAGGACATCTGGATGAGCCAATTGGATGAAAACGGACAATGGATGAAGGCCATAAACCTGGGGCCGGGTATTAACACCAACCTTGACGAAGTCTCCCCATTTATTCATGCCAATGGTTTTTCACTCTTTTATTCGAGCAACGGTAAACCCGGACTTGGCAAATTTGATATTTACCTGACTACCATCAAAAACCTGAAAAGTATGGAATCGGTAAATTTAGGCTATCCGATCAATACTCCCGATGACGAACTCTCTTTGTTTATTACCGCCGACGGGCAGTCTGCTTATTATTCTGTGGATAAGGAAAACACTGTGAAGCTTTATAAATTTACGATTCCGGTTGAGCTTTCCGACAAAATAGACCGAACGTTTTATCTGAAAGGGTATATTCTGGACCAAAAAACCCAAAAGCCTCTTTATTCCAGTATAGAATTGGTAAATACCATTACCGGTCAGAGGATCTCAAAATTCCTTTCTGACCCTATCACTGGTGATTATATGGTGATTTTGCCGGGCGATGGTGAATATGTGATGTATGTAGAAACCCCGAATTATTTTTTCAAAAGTGTGAAATTTGATTTTTCAAGAAAAACCTCTTCCAATCAGTTGGATATATATTTACAAAAAATTGAAAAAGATGCTGTAGAGGTTCTTCAAAACATATTTTTTGATAGTGGAAGCTCTGTTTTAAGAAAAGAATCAGACATAGAATTGAATAAATTGAAGGATATTTTAAGTAAAAACCTGAATCTAAAAGTGGAAATATCTGGTCATACTGACGATATTGGTAACGATGCTTTTAATCTTGAATTATCAAAAAAAAGAGCTCATTCTGTAGTTGATTTTTTGGTAAATGCAGGCATAGGAAAAGATAGAATCAACGCAAAAGGCTTTGGAGAAACCCATCCTAAAGCCAAAAATGATTCAGATGAGAACCGTCAGTTGAATCGAAGAATAGAACTTAAATTTTTATAA